In one window of Rathayibacter caricis DSM 15933 DNA:
- a CDS encoding PspC domain-containing protein, giving the protein MTAQSTPPPSGGADGPGAPGTAESGAEQPAPDKQGPDTAPPSDNRFFLWLRGLGITRRPGWVGGVCSGIAERVGIDPLIVRGIVLVVAVLGGPALLVYAAAWLLLPDEDGALPVEQLVAGRIERVHAGIGALILASMLPLAQGFWSLGGAYTGAEAWAPAVGRTIWTLVVIGLLLALTVWVARQAVRSPRSEAPEETPGATEARPDSAPLFPPPRPTDVRPDSPEDLAEWRARQEAWRTEREAFRAQQAASARETARQRAEEARARSRAAAAVREERRRVRRAGNPRLRASVTLVVLGAAAVTGALASLTASGTTAVVVGFAAAALVLAAAIVLAGLLRRRAALLVIASVLVLPTALVAAMLPPDRELLPIGSYGVSNYRSGDYAMLTGLLDITVVADAGEDGAVIDVWQGAGEISIWPMEGSAVRVEAVSDSGVLGVVSVTDQVRSTPEGVSVVDGRTVWTQTFGDPDAVPVVVRIEQAAGSITVHDQTTSSSAEDSAGTESTIPAESAPTDPATITTPQTTSEDAP; this is encoded by the coding sequence ATGACAGCACAGAGCACTCCCCCGCCGAGCGGCGGAGCGGACGGGCCCGGGGCGCCGGGAACGGCCGAGAGCGGAGCCGAGCAGCCCGCACCCGATAAGCAGGGCCCGGACACCGCTCCCCCCTCCGACAACCGCTTCTTCCTGTGGCTCCGCGGCCTCGGCATCACCCGTCGCCCCGGCTGGGTGGGCGGCGTCTGCTCCGGCATCGCCGAGCGCGTCGGGATCGACCCTCTGATCGTCCGCGGCATCGTCCTGGTCGTGGCGGTCCTCGGCGGCCCCGCGCTCCTCGTCTACGCGGCCGCCTGGCTCCTGCTCCCCGACGAGGACGGCGCGCTGCCCGTCGAGCAGCTCGTCGCCGGTCGGATCGAGCGGGTGCATGCCGGCATCGGCGCCCTGATCCTCGCCTCGATGCTGCCGCTCGCGCAGGGCTTCTGGTCGCTCGGCGGCGCCTACACCGGCGCGGAGGCCTGGGCCCCCGCCGTCGGCCGCACGATCTGGACCCTCGTGGTCATCGGCCTCCTCCTCGCCCTCACCGTCTGGGTGGCGCGTCAGGCCGTCCGGTCGCCCCGCTCGGAGGCACCGGAGGAGACGCCCGGCGCGACCGAGGCCCGTCCCGACTCCGCCCCCCTCTTCCCGCCCCCGCGTCCCACCGACGTCCGACCCGACTCGCCCGAGGACCTCGCCGAGTGGCGGGCCCGTCAGGAGGCGTGGCGGACCGAGCGCGAGGCGTTCCGCGCCCAGCAGGCCGCCTCGGCCCGCGAGACGGCACGGCAGCGGGCGGAGGAGGCGCGAGCGCGGTCGCGCGCGGCCGCCGCGGTCCGCGAGGAGCGCCGCCGAGTGCGCAGGGCGGGCAACCCGCGGCTGCGGGCGAGCGTCACCCTCGTCGTGCTCGGCGCCGCAGCCGTGACCGGCGCGCTCGCCTCGCTCACCGCCTCCGGCACCACCGCGGTCGTGGTCGGCTTCGCCGCGGCCGCCCTCGTGCTCGCCGCGGCGATCGTGCTGGCCGGCCTGCTGCGCCGCAGGGCCGCCCTCCTGGTCATCGCGTCGGTGCTCGTGCTGCCGACGGCGCTGGTCGCCGCGATGCTGCCGCCGGACCGCGAGCTGCTGCCGATCGGATCGTACGGCGTCTCCAACTACCGGTCCGGCGACTACGCGATGCTCACCGGCCTCCTCGACATCACCGTGGTGGCCGACGCCGGAGAGGACGGCGCCGTCATCGACGTCTGGCAGGGCGCGGGCGAGATCTCGATCTGGCCGATGGAGGGGTCAGCGGTCCGGGTCGAGGCCGTCTCGGACAGCGGGGTGCTGGGCGTCGTCTCGGTGACGGACCAGGTGCGGAGCACCCCTGAGGGCGTCTCGGTCGTCGACGGCCGCACCGTGTGGACGCAGACCTTCGGAGATCCGGACGCCGTGCCGGTCGTCGTCCGGATCGAGCAGGCGGCCGGATCGATCACCGTGCACGACCAGACGACCTCCTCCTCCGCTGAGGACAGCGCGGGCACGGAGTCCACCATCCCTGCCGAGAGCGCACCGACCGACCCCGCCACCATCACCACCCCGCAGACCACGAGTGAGGACGCACCATGA
- a CDS encoding cation:proton antiporter translates to MMLGIAVIVAVAVLVAVAVFARRLGVAAPIVLVLAGVGLSYLPGVPEVVVPHEWVLDGVLPPLLYAAAISVPFIDFRRNLTTITGLSVVLVAISAAGVGALLFVLLPELGLALAIAVGAIISPPDAVAATSVGRRLGLPPRLLTLLEGEGLINDATALVLLRSALAAAAGTLATPWAAVGDFLYAVAVAVVVGLVASILTVFVRSRLEDPVLNTVVSFTVPFVAFIPAEGLGASGVLAVVVAGLHTGHASSRAFTAQSRVNDRINWRTVQFLLENGVFLLIGLEIRSLIQDADDAALTVPAAVGIGLIATVGLLVVRFLWVGPVLLGERWQTRRAERRAREQKAVLEQAAELPREERTKARRRYQLRRSDYRHFSTSGLGWRGGLVLGWSGMRGVVTLAAAQSLPEDIPYRPQLVLIAFTVAVTTLLVQGSTLPLVIRATGIRGVDEPEDQRSLAGLLDEITEKGLSVLERPGDVVEGVTEVDPDVLERVRQTSFLRSEAAWERARGGERDAAGTPHRLYRALRLAVVTAEREALLDARSRRAYPQRILTQAQSMLDLEETRLRLRRGTTS, encoded by the coding sequence ATGATGCTCGGGATCGCGGTGATCGTGGCCGTGGCGGTCCTCGTCGCGGTGGCCGTGTTCGCGCGCCGCCTCGGCGTCGCCGCTCCGATCGTCCTGGTGCTCGCCGGAGTCGGCCTCTCGTACCTGCCCGGGGTGCCGGAGGTCGTCGTGCCGCACGAGTGGGTGCTCGACGGAGTCCTGCCACCGCTGCTCTACGCCGCCGCCATCAGCGTCCCGTTCATCGACTTCCGGCGGAACCTGACGACGATCACCGGCCTCTCCGTCGTGCTGGTCGCGATCTCGGCGGCCGGGGTCGGGGCGCTCCTCTTCGTCCTGCTGCCCGAGCTGGGCCTCGCGCTCGCCATCGCGGTGGGAGCGATCATCAGCCCGCCCGACGCCGTCGCGGCCACCTCGGTCGGCCGGCGCCTCGGCCTGCCCCCGCGGCTGCTCACGCTGCTCGAGGGCGAGGGCCTGATCAACGACGCGACCGCCCTCGTCCTGCTGCGCTCGGCCCTCGCCGCCGCGGCCGGCACGCTCGCGACTCCGTGGGCCGCGGTGGGCGACTTCCTCTACGCGGTGGCCGTCGCGGTCGTCGTCGGCCTCGTGGCGAGCATCCTCACCGTCTTCGTGCGCTCGCGCCTCGAGGACCCGGTGCTCAACACCGTCGTCTCGTTCACCGTGCCGTTCGTCGCCTTCATCCCGGCCGAGGGCCTGGGCGCCTCGGGGGTGCTCGCGGTGGTGGTGGCGGGCCTGCACACCGGGCACGCCTCCTCCCGCGCCTTCACCGCGCAGTCGCGGGTCAACGACCGCATCAACTGGCGCACGGTGCAGTTCCTGCTCGAGAACGGCGTGTTCCTGCTGATCGGGCTCGAGATCCGCAGTCTGATCCAGGATGCGGACGACGCCGCGCTCACGGTCCCCGCCGCTGTCGGCATCGGCCTGATCGCCACCGTCGGGCTCCTCGTCGTCCGCTTCCTCTGGGTCGGCCCGGTGCTCCTCGGCGAGCGCTGGCAGACCCGGCGGGCGGAACGGCGCGCCCGCGAGCAGAAGGCGGTGCTCGAGCAGGCCGCCGAGCTCCCCCGCGAGGAGCGGACGAAGGCGCGCCGCCGCTACCAGCTGCGCCGCTCCGACTACCGCCACTTCAGCACCAGCGGCCTCGGCTGGCGGGGCGGCCTGGTGCTCGGCTGGTCCGGGATGCGCGGAGTCGTCACTCTCGCGGCCGCGCAGTCGCTGCCCGAGGACATCCCGTACCGCCCGCAGCTCGTGCTGATCGCCTTCACGGTCGCGGTGACGACGCTCCTCGTCCAGGGCAGCACGCTGCCCCTCGTGATCCGGGCGACCGGGATCCGCGGAGTGGACGAGCCGGAGGACCAGCGCTCTCTCGCGGGCCTGCTCGACGAGATCACCGAAAAGGGGCTGTCCGTCCTCGAGCGCCCGGGCGACGTCGTCGAGGGCGTGACGGAGGTGGACCCGGACGTCCTGGAGCGCGTCCGGCAGACGTCGTTCCTCCGCTCGGAGGCGGCGTGGGAGCGGGCCCGCGGCGGCGAGCGCGACGCGGCCGGCACTCCGCACCGCCTCTACCGCGCGCTGCGGCTGGCCGTGGTGACGGCCGAGCGCGAGGCTCTGCTCGACGCGCGCTCGCGGCGGGCCTACCCGCAGCGGATCCTCACGCAGGCGCAGTCGATGCTCGACCTCGAGGAGACGCGACTGCGGCTGCGGCGCGGCACGACGTCATGA
- a CDS encoding decaprenyl-phosphate phosphoribosyltransferase, with protein MLEEDLGAQVDRGGDDGEHDVQHGRAHERPSVPIVDVPRRRPGRNDEDDTRDCRLSTAPCENPAAVRAVRPPHPPRRNDAVSTARALVAAMRPRQWLKNVLVLAAPIASARILEPEVLLASVIGIVAFSLASSGGYMLNDLLDIESDRLHPKKRFRAIASGALPVRVAWIAAFVLMIAPPLLTFLAGYTWFAATLAAYLVMQISYCIWLKHEPVIDILIVAGGFVLRAISGAAIADIPLTQWFLLAISSGSLFMIAGKRYSEKLQSEGKEASHTRATLKIYTAGYLRFVWSVAASLTMITYALWSLFLNGDDSLWSMASMVPFGAALFLYALDIEKGRASAPEDIVLGNIRLLICAALWAALFVTAILTRAGA; from the coding sequence GTGCTCGAGGAGGATCTGGGTGCCCAGGTTGACCGCGGTGGCGACGATGGCGAACACGACGTACAGCACGGCCGTGCGCATGAGCGTCCCTCCGTGCCGATCGTCGATGTCCCCCGCCGCCGCCCGGGCCGGAACGACGAGGACGACACCCGAGATTGTAGGTTGAGCACCGCCCCTTGCGAAAATCCCGCGGCGGTCCGCGCCGTGCGGCCGCCCCACCCACCCCGGAGGAACGACGCCGTGAGTACCGCTCGAGCACTCGTCGCCGCCATGCGCCCCAGGCAGTGGCTCAAGAACGTCCTCGTGCTCGCCGCCCCGATCGCCTCGGCGCGCATCCTCGAACCCGAGGTCCTGCTGGCGAGCGTGATCGGCATCGTGGCCTTCAGCCTCGCCTCCTCCGGCGGGTACATGCTCAACGACCTCCTCGACATCGAGTCCGACCGGCTGCACCCCAAGAAGCGGTTCCGCGCCATCGCGTCGGGAGCCCTGCCCGTGCGCGTCGCGTGGATCGCCGCGTTCGTGCTGATGATCGCTCCGCCGCTGCTCACGTTCCTCGCCGGGTACACCTGGTTCGCCGCGACGCTCGCCGCCTACCTGGTGATGCAGATCTCGTACTGCATCTGGCTCAAGCACGAGCCGGTGATCGACATCCTGATCGTGGCGGGCGGATTCGTGCTGCGCGCCATCTCGGGCGCCGCGATCGCGGACATCCCGCTCACGCAGTGGTTCCTCCTGGCCATCTCCTCCGGCTCGCTGTTCATGATCGCGGGCAAGCGCTACTCCGAGAAGCTGCAGAGCGAGGGCAAGGAGGCGAGCCACACGCGGGCGACGCTGAAGATCTACACGGCGGGGTACCTGCGCTTCGTGTGGTCGGTGGCCGCGTCGCTGACGATGATCACCTACGCGCTCTGGTCGCTGTTCCTCAACGGCGACGACTCGCTGTGGTCGATGGCGTCCATGGTCCCGTTCGGCGCCGCGCTGTTCCTCTACGCGCTCGACATCGAGAAGGGCCGCGCGTCGGCTCCCGAGGACATCGTGCTGGGCAACATCCGGCTGCTGATCTGCGCGGCGCTGTGGGCGGCGCTGTTCGTCACGGCGATCCTGACGCGCGCGGGAGCCTGA
- a CDS encoding GtrA family protein — MRTAVLYVVFAIVATAVNLGTQILLEHLLTGEWATVIAVLAGTLTGVVAKYVLDKRWIFRHETVNAAHGVKTFFLYGVMSGVTTLIFWGFEFGFDALFGTDAARYTGAVIGLAIGYAAKYFLDKNVTFQGPREEPA, encoded by the coding sequence ATGCGCACGGCCGTGCTGTACGTCGTGTTCGCCATCGTCGCCACCGCGGTCAACCTGGGCACCCAGATCCTCCTCGAGCACCTCCTCACCGGCGAGTGGGCGACCGTGATCGCCGTCCTCGCGGGCACCCTGACGGGGGTGGTCGCCAAGTACGTCCTCGACAAGCGCTGGATCTTCCGCCACGAGACCGTGAACGCGGCGCACGGCGTGAAGACCTTCTTCCTCTACGGCGTGATGAGCGGGGTCACGACCCTGATCTTCTGGGGCTTCGAGTTCGGCTTCGACGCCCTGTTCGGCACCGACGCCGCCCGCTACACCGGGGCCGTGATCGGCCTCGCCATCGGCTACGCCGCCAAGTACTTCCTCGACAAGAACGTCACCTTCCAGGGCCCGCGTGAGGAGCCAGCATGA
- a CDS encoding FAD-binding oxidoreductase, translated as MTSTVSSWGLLSRDEHRVVAITSVEQAQAALARGDGGIAYGLGRSYGDVALNGGGVVWDFSGFDRFLAFDDETGVLRAEPGVLLKDVQSVFAPRGWMLAVTPGTKNVTLGGAIANDVHGKNHASAGTIGRHVVSFTVLRSDGSTTRCSPEENVELFAATIGGLGLTGLIVEVEIALKRVPGPWIVAEDVPFQTLDEYLGLVHESVDVFEQTVAWIDVTTQGGRRGVYTRGDATAAPELPEARGRGLRVPFAFPASVVNRATLPLLNRAYYRLKATGAGRSVQHYEQFYYPLDAIEGWNSMYGPRGFYQYQSVVPWEGALEVTREMLALIAASGTGSFLGVLKTFGSLESPGLLSFPAPGVCFALDFPNDAAALPLFERLDALVLAAGGRLYPAKDARMPREMFEAGYPRLAEFTLQRDPGISSGFSRRVLGS; from the coding sequence ATGACCAGCACCGTCTCCTCCTGGGGCCTGCTCTCGCGCGACGAGCACCGCGTCGTCGCGATCACCAGCGTCGAGCAGGCGCAGGCCGCTCTCGCCCGCGGCGACGGCGGCATCGCCTACGGCCTCGGCCGCAGCTACGGCGACGTCGCGCTCAACGGCGGCGGGGTCGTCTGGGACTTCAGCGGCTTCGACCGCTTCCTCGCCTTCGACGACGAGACCGGGGTGCTCCGGGCCGAGCCCGGCGTCCTGCTGAAGGACGTGCAGTCCGTCTTCGCGCCGCGCGGCTGGATGCTCGCCGTCACTCCCGGCACCAAGAACGTGACCCTCGGCGGCGCGATCGCGAACGACGTGCACGGCAAGAACCACGCCTCCGCGGGCACGATCGGCCGCCACGTCGTCTCGTTCACGGTGCTGCGCAGCGACGGATCGACGACCCGCTGCTCCCCGGAGGAGAACGTCGAGCTCTTCGCGGCCACCATCGGCGGGCTCGGGCTCACCGGTCTGATCGTCGAGGTCGAGATCGCGCTGAAGCGGGTCCCGGGCCCGTGGATCGTTGCGGAGGACGTGCCGTTCCAGACCCTCGACGAGTACCTCGGCCTCGTGCACGAGTCGGTCGACGTCTTCGAGCAGACCGTGGCCTGGATCGACGTGACCACCCAGGGCGGCCGCCGCGGCGTCTACACGCGCGGCGACGCGACCGCCGCTCCCGAGCTGCCGGAGGCGCGCGGACGCGGCCTGCGCGTGCCGTTCGCGTTCCCCGCGTCGGTCGTGAACCGCGCCACCCTGCCCCTGCTGAACCGCGCCTACTACCGCCTGAAGGCGACCGGGGCAGGCCGCTCCGTGCAGCACTACGAGCAGTTCTACTACCCGCTCGACGCGATCGAGGGCTGGAACAGCATGTACGGCCCCCGCGGCTTCTACCAGTACCAGAGCGTCGTGCCGTGGGAGGGAGCGCTCGAGGTCACCCGCGAGATGCTGGCGCTGATCGCCGCGTCCGGCACCGGCTCGTTCCTCGGCGTGCTGAAGACCTTCGGCTCGCTGGAGTCGCCGGGGCTGCTGAGCTTCCCCGCGCCCGGCGTCTGCTTCGCGCTCGACTTCCCCAACGACGCGGCGGCCCTGCCGCTGTTCGAGCGGCTGGACGCCCTGGTCCTGGCCGCGGGCGGGCGCCTGTACCCCGCCAAGGACGCGCGCATGCCGCGCGAGATGTTCGAGGCCGGATACCCGCGCCTCGCCGAATTCACCCTTCAGCGCGACCCGGGGATCTCCTCCGGCTTCTCGCGCCGAGTCCTCGGGAGCTGA
- a CDS encoding SDR family NAD(P)-dependent oxidoreductase yields the protein MTNHPSKIVVVGATSAIAEHTLRLWLGTGARQALLVGRDQARLEALATDLRVRFPTATLSVSAVDLTDPAAISSVVATSLEGGAPDTVLIAHGAMTSQEEASADLAVARDVLVVTGVSVALWMEAYANALTSGTIGVIGSVAGDRGRKTNYVYGSAKGLVERFAQGLQHRLAGSRLSVVLIKPGPTDTPMTAHIKQSGGSLASVESVAKDVAAAMASGRAVAYAPVKWRVIMTVIKALPAPVFNKLNI from the coding sequence GTGACCAACCACCCTTCGAAGATCGTCGTCGTCGGAGCGACCTCGGCCATCGCCGAGCACACCCTCCGTCTCTGGCTGGGCACGGGCGCGCGCCAGGCGCTGCTCGTCGGCCGCGACCAGGCCCGGCTCGAGGCCCTCGCGACCGACCTCCGCGTGCGCTTCCCCACCGCGACGCTGTCGGTGTCGGCGGTCGACCTGACCGACCCGGCCGCGATCTCCTCCGTCGTCGCGACCTCGCTCGAGGGCGGGGCGCCCGACACGGTGCTCATCGCCCACGGCGCGATGACGTCGCAGGAGGAGGCCTCGGCCGACCTCGCCGTCGCCCGCGACGTGCTCGTGGTCACCGGCGTCTCGGTGGCGCTGTGGATGGAGGCGTACGCGAACGCGCTGACGTCCGGCACCATCGGCGTGATCGGGTCGGTCGCCGGCGACCGCGGGCGCAAGACCAACTACGTCTACGGCTCGGCCAAGGGTCTCGTCGAGCGCTTCGCCCAGGGTCTCCAGCACCGTCTGGCCGGCTCGCGCCTCTCGGTCGTGCTGATCAAGCCCGGCCCGACCGACACCCCGATGACCGCGCACATCAAGCAGTCCGGCGGCTCGCTCGCGTCGGTGGAGTCGGTGGCGAAGGATGTCGCCGCCGCGATGGCCTCGGGCCGCGCGGTCGCGTACGCGCCGGTGAAGTGGCGCGTGATCATGACGGTGATCAAGGCGCTGCCGGCGCCGGTGTTCAACAAGCTGAACATCTAG
- a CDS encoding DUF1992 domain-containing protein, whose amino-acid sequence MSDAKNHAARYLAKRSAGDPSPDTSDATEATIPEDPAERAAFIETTIQQAIRRGDFDDLPGAGKPLEGLNGSHDPDWWIRRKIERENLTGIGPVAFLLRAEDRQLDERLDRLHRESEVRTHLEEFNARVVEARRQLLGGPPVVTPLRDVDVELVRWRERRAERARPAIQTETERPRRWWRRRRADQA is encoded by the coding sequence ATGTCCGACGCCAAGAACCACGCCGCGCGCTACCTGGCGAAGCGCTCCGCCGGCGACCCCTCGCCCGACACCTCCGACGCGACCGAGGCGACGATCCCGGAGGATCCCGCCGAGCGGGCCGCGTTCATCGAGACGACGATCCAGCAGGCGATCCGCCGCGGCGACTTCGACGACCTCCCCGGCGCCGGCAAGCCCCTGGAGGGGCTGAACGGCAGCCACGACCCCGACTGGTGGATCCGCCGCAAGATCGAGCGCGAGAACCTCACGGGCATCGGCCCGGTCGCGTTCCTCCTCCGTGCCGAGGACCGGCAGCTCGACGAGCGGCTCGACCGCCTGCACCGCGAATCGGAGGTGCGCACGCACCTCGAGGAGTTCAACGCCCGCGTCGTCGAGGCGCGGCGGCAGCTCCTCGGCGGCCCGCCCGTGGTGACGCCGCTCCGCGACGTCGACGTCGAGCTCGTGCGCTGGCGCGAGCGCCGCGCCGAGCGCGCCCGTCCTGCGATCCAGACCGAGACGGAGCGCCCGCGCCGGTGGTGGCGGCGCCGGAGGGCCGATCAGGCCTGA
- a CDS encoding glycosyltransferase — translation MAAVTARIGEILVERGLITPEQLDAALARQAREGGLIGRHLVIDGAVTRREMYGALAQQWDAPLIDLVEEPPEGVVLAGIGAPNLVEAGWVPWRVLPDGTGVIATSVPPTDEVLATARALMGVERIEVRTTTDWDIFMAVENACRAALLFGAADALAVHSGDESAKSGLRRWQVVTPLVVAALVVAGAVLAPSITFVIVLAGANLLFLMNIAFKALAGLRAPLNQSSVKAWEEEVAIERGRRGLVVDPPRMTDDELPIYTILIPAYKEANIISKLLVNIGALDYPKAKLEVLVLLEADDDETISAVRRMSPPEYVRMVIVPPGGPQTKPRACNYGLSFARGEFVVIYDAEDRPDPDQLRKCVRLFREDAFEREHVDPSQKQLVCLQGALSYFNADYNVLTRMFAVEYAHWFGAMLPGLDQSHLPIPLGGTSNHFDTRVLRELGAWDPYNVTEDADLGLRVAAHGYRVGVVDSNTWEEACAEVPAWIKQRTRWIKGYMMTAGVNTRHPIRWFRVNGILGSLSLVALIMGTPVAFLLYPLVLGFTVITYIGVQFIGLDIPEWLIIAGTTNMLFSNALMIVVSGLAAWKRYNWRVAAFALLNPVYWVLHSISAWRAAWQIVFSPHKWEKTPHGLTEDYEDSTIGAPA, via the coding sequence ATGGCCGCTGTCACGGCGCGCATCGGGGAGATCCTCGTCGAGCGCGGACTCATCACTCCGGAGCAGCTCGACGCCGCTCTCGCCCGTCAGGCCCGCGAGGGCGGGCTGATCGGGCGGCACCTCGTCATCGACGGGGCCGTCACCCGGCGCGAGATGTACGGCGCCCTCGCCCAGCAGTGGGACGCGCCGCTGATCGACCTGGTCGAGGAGCCGCCGGAGGGGGTCGTGCTCGCCGGCATCGGCGCGCCGAACCTCGTCGAGGCGGGCTGGGTGCCCTGGCGGGTGCTGCCCGACGGCACCGGAGTGATCGCCACGTCCGTCCCGCCGACCGACGAGGTCCTCGCGACCGCCCGCGCGCTGATGGGCGTCGAGCGGATCGAGGTGCGCACCACCACCGACTGGGACATCTTCATGGCGGTCGAGAACGCGTGCCGTGCCGCGCTGCTGTTCGGCGCGGCCGACGCGCTCGCGGTGCACAGCGGCGACGAATCGGCCAAGTCGGGGCTGCGCCGCTGGCAGGTCGTCACTCCGCTCGTCGTGGCCGCCCTGGTCGTCGCGGGCGCGGTGCTGGCGCCCAGCATCACCTTCGTGATCGTGCTCGCCGGAGCGAACCTGTTGTTCCTGATGAACATCGCCTTCAAGGCGCTGGCCGGCCTGCGCGCACCGCTCAACCAGAGCTCGGTGAAGGCGTGGGAGGAGGAGGTCGCGATCGAGCGCGGCCGCCGCGGTCTCGTGGTCGACCCTCCGCGCATGACCGACGACGAGCTGCCGATCTACACGATCCTCATCCCCGCCTACAAGGAGGCGAACATCATCAGCAAGCTGCTGGTGAACATCGGCGCCCTCGACTACCCCAAGGCCAAGCTCGAGGTGCTCGTGCTGCTCGAGGCCGACGACGACGAGACCATCTCGGCCGTGCGCCGGATGAGCCCGCCGGAGTACGTCCGCATGGTGATCGTGCCGCCGGGCGGCCCGCAGACCAAGCCCCGCGCCTGCAACTACGGGCTCAGCTTCGCCCGCGGCGAGTTCGTCGTGATCTACGACGCCGAGGACCGTCCCGACCCCGACCAGCTGCGCAAGTGCGTGCGGCTGTTCCGCGAGGACGCCTTCGAGCGCGAGCACGTCGATCCGTCGCAGAAGCAGCTCGTCTGCCTCCAGGGCGCGCTGAGCTACTTCAACGCCGACTACAACGTGCTCACCCGCATGTTCGCGGTCGAGTACGCGCACTGGTTCGGCGCGATGCTGCCGGGCCTGGACCAGTCGCACCTGCCGATCCCGCTGGGCGGCACCTCGAACCACTTCGACACCCGCGTGCTGCGCGAGCTCGGCGCGTGGGACCCCTACAACGTGACCGAGGACGCGGATCTCGGGCTCCGTGTGGCCGCGCACGGCTACCGCGTGGGAGTCGTCGACTCCAACACGTGGGAGGAGGCGTGCGCCGAGGTCCCCGCGTGGATCAAGCAGCGCACTCGCTGGATCAAGGGCTACATGATGACCGCCGGCGTGAACACGCGGCACCCGATCCGCTGGTTCCGCGTGAACGGGATCCTCGGCTCGCTGAGCCTGGTGGCGCTGATCATGGGCACGCCCGTCGCGTTCCTGCTCTACCCGCTCGTGCTGGGCTTCACGGTCATCACCTACATCGGGGTGCAGTTCATCGGGCTCGACATCCCGGAGTGGCTGATCATCGCCGGCACGACGAACATGCTGTTCTCGAACGCGCTGATGATCGTGGTTTCGGGTCTCGCGGCCTGGAAGCGCTACAACTGGCGGGTCGCGGCGTTCGCGCTGCTGAACCCCGTCTACTGGGTGCTGCACTCGATCTCGGCCTGGCGCGCGGCTTGGCAGATCGTGTTCAGCCCGCACAAGTGGGAGAAGACGCCGCACGGCCTCACCGAGGACTACGAGGACTCGACGATCGGCGCGCCGGCCTAG